A stretch of the Vigna radiata var. radiata cultivar VC1973A chromosome 9, Vradiata_ver6, whole genome shotgun sequence genome encodes the following:
- the LOC106773389 gene encoding uncharacterized protein LOC106773389, whose translation MAYRAKVIALDHVDGSFKEQYKRTYDYANEVLTRNLGSTVQVKVEPNEDEPIFKRLYVFLKACKDNFVSCRPIIGLNGAFLKGKYGEELLIIVGRDANDQMLAYSIMEVENKATWKWFMELLVEDLGGEPICASCTFISDQQKTPIRQFQKKKKIPGKQLKRLMWKATTTTHPQTWEKEMTNIKELNIEAFKYLIKIPLRYKSRSRFTTTSKCDTLVNNMSEAFNSVMVHTRSKLIISMMEETQFYIMKRWASNRTKSQSLSRIICPKIKTRLNKESHLTKFKIPSWSAEKLLEVRHASQVGEKLVVDLDKYECTCRKWAISGIPCCHALTVMKFLNLDVEDFIPCWFRKATYQETYSSIVYLINGKNMWDITPYNDIFPPRKRALPGIPKKKRRLEEWEFIRDDIRMRKGGLHKRCGICRQMGHNRTSC comes from the exons ATGGCTTATAGGGCAAAAGTCATTGCTTTAGACCATGTTGATGGGTCTTTCAAAGAGCAATATAAAAGGACCTATGATTATGCAAATGAGGTCCTAACTCGTAATCTTGGATCCACAGTTCAGGTTAAAGTTGAACCAAATGAGGATGAACCTATATTCAAGAGGTTGTATGTTTTTTTGAAGGCCTGCAAGGACAATTTCGTGTCCTGCAGGCCTATTATAGGGCTAAATGGTGCATTTTTGAAAGGTAAATATGGTGAGGAATTGTTGATTATTGTTGGAAGAGATGCAAACGATCAAATGCTTGCATATTCCATTATGGAAGTAGAGAACAAGGCCACGTGGAAATGGTTTATGGAACTTCTGGTTGAAGATCTTGGTGGGGAGCCAATATGTGCATCATGTACATTCATAtcagatcaacaaaag ACACCTATACGccaatttcaaaagaaaaaaaaaatcccaggAAAGCAGCTCAAGAGGTTGATGTGGAAGGCAACTACAACAACTCATCCACAAACATGGGAAAAGGAAATGACAAATATCAAAGAGCTCAACATTGAAGCttttaaatatctaattaaaatacCTCTCAG ATACAAGTCCAGATCAAGGTTTACCACCACATCTAAATGTGATACATTAGTAAACAACATGTCAGAGGCATTCAATAGTGTTATGGTGCATACAAGGTCTAAGCTAATTATAAGCATGATGGAGGAGACTCAGTTTTACATCATGAAGAGATGGGCAAGTAACAGAACAAAAAGTCAATCATTGTCTAGGATCATTTGTCCTAAAATCAAGACTAGACTTAATAAGGAGTCCCACTTAACTAAGTTCAAGATTCCTAG TTGGTCAGCAGAGAAGTTGCTTGAAGTTCGTCATGCCTCCCAAGTTGGGGAGAAGCTTGTAGTTGATCTCGACAAATATGAATGCACTTGTAGAAAATGGGCTATCTCAGGCATTCCATGTTGCCATGCGTTGACTGTTATGAAGTTTCTCAATTTAGATGTAGAGGACTTCATACCTTGTTGGTTTAGGAAGGCAACATATCAAGAGACATACTCTTCAATTGTTTATCTAATAAATGGAAAAAACATGTGGGACATTACACCATACAATGATATCTTCCCTCCAAGAAAGAGAGCATTGCCAGGCAtaccaaagaagaaaaggaggttaGAAGAATGGGAGTTTATCAGGGATGATATAAGAATGAGGAAGGGTGGTCTACATAAAAGATGTGGCATTTGTAGGCAAATGGGTCACAATAGGACTTCTTGCTAG